The following coding sequences are from one Pseudopipra pipra isolate bDixPip1 chromosome 16, bDixPip1.hap1, whole genome shotgun sequence window:
- the DEXI gene encoding dexamethasone-induced protein encodes MPAAVSARLDSVESWAFHALLVLPYMFYVGLFFVNVLILYYAFLMEYIVLNVGIVFLPEDMDQALVDLGMLSDPGSVLYETDSELDVFDGYLE; translated from the coding sequence ATGCCCGCCGCGGTCTCGGCACGTCTGGATTCGGTGGAGTCCTGGGCCTTCCATgcgctgctggtgctgccctaTATGTTTTACGTGGGCTTGTTCTTTGTCAACGTGCTGATCCTGTACTATGCCTTCCTGATGGAGTACATCGTCCTCAATGTAGGCATCGTCTTCCTGCCCGAGGATATGGACCAGGCTCTGGTGGATCTGGGGATGCTCTCCGACCCTGGTTCCGTGCTTTACGAGACGGACAGCGAGCTGGATGTCTTTGACGGGTACTTGGAGTGA